The following proteins are encoded in a genomic region of Liolophura sinensis isolate JHLJ2023 chromosome 7, CUHK_Ljap_v2, whole genome shotgun sequence:
- the LOC135470903 gene encoding pyrethroid hydrolase Ces2e-like, producing MLLLTVLLVLPLCRAQVNSLPVIRNTTSGQVLGSIDNPLPTSVQVEKYFGIPYATPPVGDLRFEDPIVMSPWEPEVLETLTLHPACPQIDEDMSYIAEHRVDFNQTDEDCLYLNVFVPVLSNGTRTFVPRNANDTKIPSGTTYGQNDGEPLAVLVFIHGGSNVVGTANMFDGDVLAATGGIVVVTINYRLAALGFLGTGHPDFPGNYGILDQIAALRWVQNNIASFNGDPTKVTVMGHSAASMDVGVLLVSPLAKGLFRTAISQSGSPSSVLTHRWPDHDSMKEVISLGKHFNCTELTLTGVKQCLKKVEVIPLLKSYQILCLLCYSFTTGISFRVVLGDKVLPDTTKNLLQQAELNADTFMIGTTRDEAGKWAFDLKGFENISNLLILNHVLPAAIQLKELVRFEYTDLDVPENSTTDMRIASRAYGDSLFDAPTVETLQILSNRSITLHQYRFEWRSDLFPAPEVTGVPHGVDLFYLFGAPVRGHALFNYTEQDKNMSYLMMKQWSHFVKFSTFDLNQVDWLNPPAQGDLPYNDITKAYTRLYSENGIPVMGQGFNLKPREVKFWTSVIPNLHSQINRTLANWNPNIDKTTSAPKTPPGPRDPSVDVEEVLREKNVFLILFIVFLVLAGFLLIVLMYMSVLLYYSKSSTKYSTS from the exons gatCCAATAGTGATGTCGCCGTGGGAACCGGAAGTCTTGGAAACGCTCACACTGCATCCTGCCTGTCCTCAAATAGATGAAGACATGTCGTATATCGCGGAGCACCGGGTTGACTTCAACCAAACAGACGAGGATTGCCTTTATCTCAACGTCTTCGTACCAGTT CTGTCAAATGGCACACGGACCTTCGTTCCCCGTAACGCTAACGACACCAAAATTCCTAGTGGAACGACGTATGGACAGAACGACGGCGAGCCTCTGGCAGTATTGGTCTTCATACACGGTGGCTCAAATGTAGTGGGTACAGCTAATATGTTTGATGGTGACGTGTTAGCAGCTACTGGGGGTATCGTTGTGGTTACCATCAACTACCGCTTGGCAGCGCTGG GTTTCCTGGGCACAGGCCATCCAGACTTCCCCGGAAATTACGGGATCCTGGACCAAATCGCGGCTCTCCGCTGGGTACAGAACAATATCGCCTCCTTCAATGGCGACCCGACTAAAGTCACTGTGATGGGGCACAGCGCCGCCTCCATGGACGTCGGTGTACTTCTCGTCTCTCCTCTAGCCAAAG GTTTGTTCCGAACAGCGATATCCCAAAGTGGATCTCCTTCGTCCGTGTTGACGCATAGATGGCCAGATCACGACTCAATGAAGGAAGTGATCTCATTgggaaaacattttaactgtacaGAGTTGACACTTACTGGGGTCAAGCAATGTCTGAAGAAAGTGGAAGTTATTCCTCTTTTAAAAAGTTACCAA ATTTTATGTCTGCTTTGTTACAGTTTTACGACTGGTATCAGTTTCCGGGTTGTTCTGGGCGATAAGGTTCTGCCGGATACAACTAAAAATTTGCTTCAACAAGCAGAGCTAAACGCCGACACTTTCATGATCGGAACGACCAGGGATGAAGCAGGGAAATGGG CGTTCGACCTCAAAGGATTCGAAAATATTTCTAACCTGCTGATTTTGAATCATGTATTACCGGCAGCCATTCAACTAAAAG AGCTCGTACGGTTTGAATACACTGACCTGGATGTTCCGGAAAATTCAACAACAGATATGAGAATTGCCAGCCGG gcTTACGGCGATTCCTTGTTTGATGCTCCCACTGTAGAAACACTGCAGATTCTATCTAACAGAAGCATAACACTCCATCAATACAGATTTGAGTGGAGATCAGACTTGTTTCCCGCTCCAGAAGTAACAG GTGTACCACATGGTGTGGATCTTTTCTATCTGTTCGGAGCACCGGTGCGAGGACATGCGCTCTTCAATTACACTGAACAGGACAAAAACATGAGTTACCTTATGATGAAACAATGGAgtcattttgttaaatttag tacGTTCGACCTAAATCAAGTCGACTGGCTTAATCCGCCCGCGCAAGGGGATCTTCCTTACAACGACATTACAAAGGCATACACAAGGTTGTATTCTGAGAATGGCATCCCAGTAATGGGTCAGGGATTTAACCTGAAACCCCGTGAGGTAAAGTTTTGGACATCAGTCATCCCGAACTTACACAGCCAAATAAACAGGACCCTTGCAAACTGGAACCCCAACATCGACAAGACTACCTCCGCACCGAAAACTCCGCCTGGCCCGAGAGATCCGTCTGTTGATGTGGAGGAAGTATTGAGGGAGAAGAATGTTTTCCTCATACTGTTTATCGTTTTCCTCGTTTTAGCTGGCTTTCTTCTTATCGTCCTCATGTACATGAGTGTGCTGCTTTATTATAGCAAATCTAGTACAAAGTATTCCACATCATAG